The Parcubacteria group bacterium ADurb.Bin159 genomic interval TTTTTCTATTTGTACTTTAAGAGGAGTTTTAGCAAATTCACTGCCTTGGTGCAATTTTAATATTCCGCCATCTTTATTAGCATATTGATGTGTATATCCGTGCATTCCCACAATATAATTTTTATTTTGCCAATCTCTAACTTTTTCCCAAAAATCTGGAATGGGTGATTGTTTTTTAAGCGAAGAATCTTGATTATCAGGTATTACTGCCAAAAGCGGTTTTACCCCATATTTATTAAAGATGTTGATTAATTTTTCAAATCTTTGCCAATCCATTTCAGGGCAAATATCATCAATTCGAAATATGTATTTAGCCATAAATTAATTGTTTATATAAATCTAAAATTTTTTCTGCATATTGTTCTATGGAATAATTTTCTTTTATTTTTTTATAGGCATTTTCGGCTAATTCTTCTCTTAAATTTTTATTATCCAATAATTTATTTATAGCTTTGGCTAATTCTTTCGGGTTTTCCGGGGGGATTAGTATCCCTTCTTTATAGTTTTCTATAACTTCTGGTATTCCCCCGACAGATGTGGCAATAACAGGTAATTTTCTACTCATTGCCTCTAAAATAGTTATGGGTAGCCCCTCCCATTTTGAAGGGAGAACTAACATTTTTGAAGAAAACATTAATTTATCAATATCTTTTCTGATTCCTAAAAATTCAATATTTTCATCTATTTTTAATTTTTTAACCATTTCTTCTAAATCTTTTTTCAAGGGTCCATCGCCAGCAATAGCCGCCTTAATTTGTTTTTGATATTTAAATTTTAAAAGATTGATTGCTTCCAGTAAAATATTAGCATTTTTTACTTTTTCTAATCGGCCAACAAAGAGCGCGTCAATTTTTTGGGGATAATTAGTGGGGATAAAATTGGGGATAGGAATAGCATTGGGGATAACAATACTTTTTTTATTTAATTGCGGTAACCAAGCGAGTAAGCTATCTTGTGTTTGTTGGCTAACACAAATGATTTTAGTATAGCGGCTATAAATAAATTTATCCAGCAATTTGAAAATTTTTGACGAACGGCGGCGATTATAAGGGCTGGTTTCTTCTCCGATAAATTGGATATTTTTAGACAATAATAATGAGGCGATAGCAACAAATAAAATAGCCGGGAATAAACGAACGTGGACAATATCAGGTTTTTCTTTTTTAACTAATTTAATTATTTTGAAAATTCCCGATAAATCGTATTTGGATTTTAGATTTAAATTATAAAGAGGAATATTGTTTTTTTGAATTTCTTCACCGAAAATTCCCAAAGAATAAAGCACGCATATTTCTGTAATAAATTCTGGATATTTTTTTTCTTCCAAAACCAAATTTTTAAGCCGTGACTCTGCCCCACCGGCATCCAAAGAATTAATTATATTAAGAATTTTGATGGACATAATTTTTAAATAATTTTTTATTAATTATGGTAAAGAAACTATAAATAACCGGAGAGGCAATAATTATTAGAAGCCACGCTATTTTGGACCTATGTCTTATCGCTGTACCATAATTTGAAACACCCCAGCCGAAAGTAATAAGAAACATTAATAAAATGAGAATAGAGAATAGCCCTATTTTAGTATTTTCACTCCAAATCTTTTTTATTCCAAATATAGAAGAGATAATTAAAATAAAATATAATAAACCATCAAAAAAAGCAATTAGGTCTATTTTTGAGGTGATTTGCCAAGGGAAAGGGGCAAAAAGAAAGTAAATTATTCTTATTGGTGTTTGCCAGATAAGATCAAAAAACGATTTTGGCGTAATATTAGAGAGATAATTTGCCCTTCCTCTGCTCGCCACAGTTACATATTTTGACAAAGTGCCAGGCAAACGAGAAAGAGATGTTTTAATAATGAATATTTTTTGACTGATAAAAGGATAGATACTAATTATTATTAATATTAAAATAATAAAAATAGTATATTTTTCTATTTTTTGAATGGGAATTTTCGTTTTTTTAAATAAAAGACAAAGTATATAGAGAGGCAGAATGGTAACTAATCCTGTATGAAACAAAATCGCCCCGATAAGAGATAAAATGCTTAATATAAAGAAATTAAAATTTCCTTTTTTGATAAATTTTACGAGCATTAAAAAGGAAAAAGAAAAAAAACACATTATTAAGGATTCTCTTAGCGTTATTACAGAATAAAGCACTATTGTGGGAAATATCGCGGTTATGATTGCTGATGTTAGGGCGATTTTTTTATTTTGAAAAATTTCCAAAGCAGTAAAATAAACAATAAAAATTGTAAGGCAATTAAACAAAAGATTTAAACCAGCTAAGGCGAGGGGAGCTCTTAGTGCTAAAAAATATAAAAAAGATATTAAAATTTCATATCTTATAGTGCCATCGCTTTTTAAAAATAATAAAACCAAAGAAGAAGCCGTTGATTTAAAATTTATCAAGTTGTTGGCTATTTGCCAACCTGCCCTTTCAAAATCTACAGCATCAGCAGTGCTATCCGGAAGATTCCCTATATATACCTGGAATATCGCTAATATTAATCTTAATACAAGAGCGAACAAAATAACAAAGAATAATTTTTCATTATTAGTTTTCGCTCCTAAAAATATA includes:
- the kanE gene encoding Alpha-D-kanosaminyltransferase, with protein sequence MSIKILNIINSLDAGGAESRLKNLVLEEKKYPEFITEICVLYSLGIFGEEIQKNNIPLYNLNLKSKYDLSGIFKIIKLVKKEKPDIVHVRLFPAILFVAIASLLLSKNIQFIGEETSPYNRRRSSKIFKLLDKFIYSRYTKIICVSQQTQDSLLAWLPQLNKKSIVIPNAIPIPNFIPTNYPQKIDALFVGRLEKVKNANILLEAINLLKFKYQKQIKAAIAGDGPLKKDLEEMVKKLKIDENIEFLGIRKDIDKLMFSSKMLVLPSKWEGLPITILEAMSRKLPVIATSVGGIPEVIENYKEGILIPPENPKELAKAINKLLDNKNLREELAENAYKKIKENYSIEQYAEKILDLYKQLIYG
- a CDS encoding Dolichyl-phosphate-mannose-protein mannosyltransferase, encoding MGKNNWINKLITLILFGLIVTLFSLKINSDFNGFFILLLVSIVIIFLGAKTNNEKLFFVILFALVLRLILAIFQVYIGNLPDSTADAVDFERAGWQIANNLINFKSTASSLVLLFLKSDGTIRYEILISFLYFLALRAPLALAGLNLLFNCLTIFIVYFTALEIFQNKKIALTSAIITAIFPTIVLYSVITLRESLIMCFFSFSFLMLVKFIKKGNFNFFILSILSLIGAILFHTGLVTILPLYILCLLFKKTKIPIQKIEKYTIFIILILIIISIYPFISQKIFIIKTSLSRLPGTLSKYVTVASRGRANYLSNITPKSFFDLIWQTPIRIIYFLFAPFPWQITSKIDLIAFFDGLLYFILIISSIFGIKKIWSENTKIGLFSILILLMFLITFGWGVSNYGTAIRHRSKIAWLLIIIASPVIYSFFTIINKKLFKNYVHQNS